One segment of Neisseria mucosa DNA contains the following:
- the recJ gene encoding single-stranded-DNA-specific exonuclease RecJ, whose translation MSVKIQTRSINPTVFNDLLTAGTDPLIARLCAARDVQSPAELDDKLAALLPYQTLTNCEAAAGRLADAVERQEKILIVADYDADGATACAVGMSGLAAMGAKVDFLVPNRFEHGYGLTPELAEIAAEQGVDLLVTVDNGIASIAGVARAQELGLDVIVTDHHLPAETVPDCIIVNPNQKGCGFPSKSLAGVGVIFYVLMALRAELRRRNYFSDGLKEPNLGDLLDLVALGTVADVVALDHNNRILVSQGLKRMRSGKMRPGIRALFEVARRDWRKAQPFDMGFALGPRINAAGRLDDMSVGIACLLARDDAEAQELAAQLNNLNIERREIEQSMLQDALNDFPETLPPGQTTLVAYRDDFHQGVVGIVASRLKDRFYRPTIVFAPADNGEVRGSGRSIPNLHLRDALDLVSKRHPDLILKFGGHAMAAGLSILEHNIPAFQTAFEEAVREMVCEDDLSQTYITDGSLPARDITLEQAQNLARHVWGQGFAPPSFTDEFHVVRQQPLGAEGKHKKVWLQKDGYEFEAMFWRCSEDIPEYIRTVYRPVANEWRNNLELQLYIDYWEAA comes from the coding sequence ATGTCCGTCAAAATCCAAACACGTTCTATTAATCCGACTGTTTTTAACGACTTGCTCACTGCCGGTACCGATCCTTTGATTGCAAGGCTGTGTGCTGCGCGTGATGTGCAAAGTCCGGCCGAGTTGGACGACAAGCTTGCTGCGCTTTTGCCGTATCAAACGCTGACAAACTGCGAAGCCGCCGCCGGCCGTTTGGCGGATGCGGTTGAGCGTCAGGAAAAAATCCTGATTGTCGCCGACTACGATGCCGACGGTGCAACGGCGTGTGCCGTCGGTATGAGCGGTTTGGCGGCGATGGGGGCGAAAGTGGATTTTCTTGTGCCCAACCGCTTTGAACACGGCTACGGCTTAACGCCCGAGCTGGCCGAAATCGCGGCAGAGCAAGGCGTGGATTTATTGGTAACGGTGGATAACGGTATCGCCAGCATTGCAGGCGTGGCGCGTGCGCAGGAGTTGGGTTTGGATGTGATTGTGACCGACCACCATCTGCCTGCCGAGACCGTGCCCGACTGTATCATCGTCAATCCGAACCAAAAAGGCTGCGGCTTTCCCAGCAAAAGTTTGGCGGGCGTAGGCGTGATTTTTTATGTATTGATGGCTTTGCGTGCCGAACTGCGCCGCCGCAATTATTTTTCAGACGGCCTGAAAGAGCCGAATCTAGGCGACCTTTTGGATTTGGTCGCACTCGGTACCGTCGCCGATGTCGTCGCCCTCGACCACAACAACCGCATCCTCGTGTCGCAAGGTTTGAAACGGATGCGTTCGGGCAAAATGCGCCCCGGCATCCGCGCTTTGTTTGAAGTGGCGCGGCGCGATTGGCGCAAGGCGCAGCCGTTTGATATGGGCTTTGCGTTGGGACCGCGCATTAACGCCGCCGGACGGCTGGACGATATGTCGGTCGGCATTGCCTGTCTGTTGGCGCGAGATGATGCCGAGGCGCAGGAACTGGCGGCCCAGTTAAACAACCTCAATATCGAACGCCGCGAAATCGAGCAGTCTATGCTGCAAGACGCGCTGAATGATTTTCCCGAAACTCTGCCTCCAGGTCAGACGACTTTGGTGGCGTATCGAGACGACTTCCATCAAGGCGTGGTCGGCATTGTTGCCAGCCGCCTCAAAGACCGTTTTTATCGTCCGACCATCGTGTTTGCGCCTGCCGACAACGGCGAAGTGCGCGGTTCGGGACGCTCCATTCCCAATTTGCACCTGCGCGATGCTTTGGATTTGGTATCCAAACGCCATCCCGATTTGATTTTGAAATTCGGCGGACACGCAATGGCGGCGGGTTTGAGCATACTCGAACACAATATTCCCGCGTTTCAGACGGCCTTTGAAGAAGCCGTGCGCGAGATGGTGTGCGAAGACGATTTGTCGCAAACCTATATTACCGACGGCAGCCTGCCTGCCCGCGATATTACGCTGGAACAGGCGCAGAACCTTGCCCGCCACGTTTGGGGGCAGGGCTTCGCGCCGCCGAGTTTTACCGACGAATTCCATGTTGTCCGCCAGCAGCCTTTGGGCGCGGAGGGCAAACACAAAAAAGTCTGGCTGCAAAAAGACGGCTACGAATTTGAAGCCATGTTCTGGCGTTGCAGCGAAGACATTCCCGAATACATCCGCACGGTGTACCGCCCCGTTGCCAACGAATGGCGGAATAATCTCGAATTGCAGCTTTATATCGACTACTGGGAAGCCGCGTAA
- a CDS encoding cold-shock protein — protein MRYYGTITRWNSKRGFGAATIEDTGQEIFLALAAFTTLTRLPAEGQHISFNITEGRRGRKEAENVCFALDCADCFDVLVPPPEKPLAGKQAIVGLIAVIFVCSIFAALWYGLHFSDNTPKEPAVKKQETMVHEVAAKIEAERKAWRDAVNRSNQRSGQPQRAKDDVSKQ, from the coding sequence ATGCGCTATTACGGAACGATTACTCGCTGGAACAGCAAGCGCGGCTTCGGCGCCGCTACCATAGAAGACACAGGCCAAGAAATCTTTCTTGCCCTTGCCGCCTTCACCACCCTTACCCGCCTTCCGGCCGAAGGGCAACACATCTCCTTCAACATCACAGAAGGCCGGCGCGGCCGCAAAGAAGCCGAAAACGTCTGCTTCGCCCTCGATTGCGCCGACTGCTTCGATGTCCTCGTCCCTCCCCCCGAAAAACCCCTCGCCGGCAAACAAGCCATCGTCGGCCTGATTGCCGTGATCTTCGTCTGCAGCATTTTCGCCGCCTTGTGGTACGGCCTCCACTTTTCCGACAATACACCCAAAGAACCGGCCGTCAAAAAACAAGAAACCATGGTTCACGAAGTAGCCGCCAAAATCGAAGCCGAACGCAAAGCATGGCGCGATGCCGTCAACCGCAGCAACCAACGCTCGGGGCAGCCTCAACGCGCCAAAGATGATGTGTCGAAACAATAA
- the yjgA gene encoding ribosome biogenesis factor YjgA, which translates to MFEQEDEWVSKTQMKKQMNDLQALGMELTKLSSDTLKKIGLDEDLFEAIATYKKITSNSALKRQAQFIGRLMRDTDPAPIEAYLAKLRGDNAAHNAFLQRVEQARTRLLADDGAITQFMADFPQADAGKLRTLIRNTKKEQEQNKPPKNFRALFQEIKAVMEAGQSDASEEGQDWEE; encoded by the coding sequence ATGTTTGAACAAGAAGACGAATGGGTCAGCAAAACCCAAATGAAAAAGCAGATGAACGATTTGCAGGCTTTGGGTATGGAATTGACCAAGCTCTCCAGTGATACGTTGAAAAAAATCGGCTTGGACGAAGACTTGTTTGAAGCCATCGCCACCTATAAAAAAATCACGTCCAACAGCGCGCTCAAACGCCAAGCCCAATTTATCGGCCGCCTGATGCGCGATACCGACCCCGCACCCATCGAAGCCTATTTGGCCAAACTGCGCGGCGACAATGCAGCACACAATGCCTTTTTGCAACGCGTCGAGCAGGCGCGTACCCGACTGTTGGCAGACGATGGCGCGATTACCCAATTTATGGCCGATTTTCCGCAAGCAGACGCCGGTAAATTGCGCACCTTGATCCGCAACACCAAAAAAGAGCAGGAACAAAACAAACCGCCGAAAAACTTCCGCGCGCTGTTCCAAGAAATTAAAGCAGTGATGGAGGCCGGTCAATCCGATGCTTCAGAAGAAGGGCAGGATTGGGAGGAATAA
- the smc gene encoding chromosome segregation protein SMC — protein MRLTHIKLSGFKSFTDPTTIHVPGQLVAVIGPNGCGKSNVIDAVRWVLGEASAKQLRGESMQDVIFNGAATRRPAPRASVELVFDNSDHSLQGAWGQYAEVSIKRQLTRQGESTYFINNQTVRRRDITDLFLGTGVGARGYAVIEQGMISRIIEARPEELRAYIEEAAGVSKYKERRKETEGRLKDTREHLQRLGDLQNELARQVEKLEKQAETAERYKSLTAQLNQQQDLLDYAQWQQSLAAADKATAQHQSLQAQQDETAAQVQALNDEVHALQTAEQSQQQAVHELSNKRGVLREQIARLEEQIRHQQNLHQRIERDKQAAQAQLQRIHQEQQQIRVQLEENELQAEEKQTELAEWAMQVAEHEERLPELEEAQATLNAAFQTQQDEANRIRRELALKQQQLAHAEQTVAKHEERKGRLKQENQALNLPDEAETAAAQEAAALLQSQQEHYEEQIIAAEEALHAAREAFQTASNRFQSLKQQHITLQAQQQALSQILSQQQEAADFWQATDHAAAPQLWQHITAPAEWQHALSVILAERLHARSVPSGFVPPVPLPQGQAAWLSDDLSGGIKKSLPVQALLNQIQAQPPFQTALHHWLDGVLCAPDLSYALAHQSDLGAHQIWLTPEGHQVDKVSVLLYAKPAQESLIAQKARLDGIASELENLAPELSAAEAAFKQAEAAVRSSEVQHKNLMQQQQQHTRQYSQAQQRAAELLARTNQGQIRREHIERELAQLAEEQTVLQHTSDGLSDDIATLQEAAAELEHQQQTTAHSRQEQQGRLKQAQLALLEANRQYGLAEVAVHKLNQQKQNYQQQIARLEQQTLDWQERQQELALAYETEFQNDEQHIKLDELTEAVHTLDEEYIAAQEKLAQIQEQGREQYARVQTLQTKLPQLQAATQTALLQQQEALINAKRYHQNLTERAADLDTLEALAKESPKVLNSSIGSLIQQIEALGAVNLAALQELEEARERDGYYRSQSEDVQAAITLLEEAIAQIDDKTKARFKETFDAVNGKVQTFFPTLFGGGEATLKMIGDDLLTAGVSIMARPPGKKNSTIHLLSGGEKALTAMSLVFALFSLNPAPFCLLDEVDAPLDDANTSRFCNLVKEMSAQTQFLYISHNRLTMEMAEQLVGVTMQEKGVSRVVAVDIKQALEMAEPN, from the coding sequence ATGCGCCTGACCCACATCAAACTCTCCGGCTTCAAATCTTTTACCGACCCGACCACGATTCATGTGCCGGGGCAGCTTGTTGCGGTTATCGGGCCGAACGGTTGCGGCAAGTCGAATGTGATTGACGCGGTGCGTTGGGTGTTGGGCGAGGCTTCGGCGAAGCAGCTTCGCGGCGAGAGTATGCAGGACGTGATTTTTAACGGTGCGGCGACGCGCCGTCCTGCGCCGAGGGCTTCGGTGGAGCTGGTGTTTGACAACAGCGACCACAGTTTGCAGGGGGCGTGGGGGCAGTATGCCGAGGTGAGCATCAAGCGGCAGCTGACGCGTCAGGGCGAATCGACTTATTTCATCAACAATCAGACCGTGCGCCGCCGCGACATTACCGATTTGTTCTTGGGTACGGGCGTGGGCGCGCGCGGTTATGCCGTTATCGAGCAGGGGATGATTTCGCGCATCATCGAAGCGCGGCCGGAGGAGTTGCGCGCCTATATCGAAGAGGCGGCGGGCGTGTCCAAATATAAGGAACGCCGCAAGGAGACGGAAGGCCGTCTGAAAGACACGCGCGAGCATTTGCAGCGTTTGGGCGATTTACAGAACGAGTTGGCGCGTCAGGTGGAAAAGTTGGAAAAACAGGCAGAAACCGCCGAACGCTACAAATCCCTGACCGCGCAGTTGAACCAACAACAGGATTTACTCGATTACGCCCAATGGCAGCAATCGCTTGCCGCCGCCGACAAGGCGACCGCGCAGCATCAGTCTTTGCAGGCGCAGCAGGACGAAACCGCCGCGCAGGTTCAGGCGTTAAACGACGAAGTACACGCCTTGCAGACTGCCGAGCAGTCGCAGCAGCAGGCAGTACACGAATTGAGCAACAAACGCGGCGTGTTGCGCGAGCAGATTGCCCGTTTGGAAGAACAAATCCGCCATCAGCAAAACCTGCACCAACGCATCGAACGCGACAAACAGGCGGCGCAGGCGCAGTTGCAACGTATCCATCAGGAGCAGCAGCAAATCCGCGTGCAGCTTGAAGAAAACGAGTTGCAGGCCGAAGAAAAGCAAACCGAATTGGCGGAATGGGCGATGCAGGTTGCCGAACACGAAGAGCGTCTGCCCGAATTGGAAGAAGCCCAAGCCACGCTTAATGCCGCCTTCCAAACCCAGCAGGACGAGGCAAACCGAATCCGCCGCGAACTGGCGTTGAAGCAGCAGCAGCTTGCCCATGCCGAACAAACCGTTGCCAAGCACGAAGAGCGCAAAGGTCGTCTGAAACAGGAAAACCAAGCCCTGAACCTGCCCGACGAGGCCGAAACCGCCGCCGCGCAGGAAGCCGCCGCCTTGTTGCAAAGCCAGCAAGAGCATTACGAAGAACAAATCATTGCTGCCGAAGAAGCCCTACACGCCGCCCGCGAGGCGTTTCAGACGGCCTCAAACCGCTTCCAAAGCCTGAAGCAGCAACACATCACCTTGCAGGCGCAGCAGCAGGCGTTGTCGCAAATCCTGTCGCAACAGCAGGAAGCAGCCGACTTCTGGCAGGCAACCGACCACGCCGCCGCGCCGCAACTGTGGCAACACATCACCGCGCCCGCCGAGTGGCAGCACGCCTTGTCCGTCATCCTTGCCGAACGCCTGCACGCCCGTAGCGTGCCGTCTGGCTTCGTTCCCCCCGTGCCGTTGCCGCAGGGGCAGGCGGCATGGCTTTCAGACGACCTCTCCGGCGGCATCAAAAAATCCCTGCCCGTACAGGCATTGTTGAACCAAATCCAAGCGCAGCCGCCGTTTCAGACGGCATTGCACCACTGGCTCGACGGCGTATTGTGCGCGCCCGATTTGAGCTACGCCCTCGCGCATCAAAGCGATTTGGGCGCACACCAAATCTGGCTCACGCCCGAAGGCCATCAGGTCGATAAAGTCAGCGTCCTGCTCTATGCCAAACCCGCGCAGGAAAGCCTGATTGCCCAAAAAGCGCGCCTCGACGGCATCGCTTCCGAACTGGAAAACCTCGCCCCCGAACTTTCCGCCGCCGAAGCCGCGTTCAAACAGGCGGAAGCCGCCGTGCGCTCGTCCGAAGTGCAGCACAAAAACCTGATGCAGCAACAACAGCAGCACACGCGCCAATACAGCCAGGCGCAGCAACGCGCCGCCGAACTTCTGGCGCGCACCAACCAAGGGCAAATCCGCCGCGAACACATCGAGCGCGAACTGGCGCAGTTGGCGGAAGAACAGACCGTGTTGCAACACACGTCCGACGGGCTTTCAGACGACATCGCTACTTTGCAGGAAGCCGCCGCCGAACTCGAACACCAACAACAGACCACCGCGCACAGCCGCCAAGAGCAGCAAGGCCGTCTGAAACAGGCGCAGCTTGCCTTGTTGGAAGCCAACCGCCAATACGGGCTGGCCGAAGTTGCCGTCCATAAGCTCAACCAGCAAAAACAAAACTACCAGCAGCAAATCGCCCGGCTCGAACAGCAAACCCTGGACTGGCAGGAACGCCAGCAAGAGCTTGCCCTCGCCTATGAAACCGAGTTCCAAAACGACGAGCAGCACATCAAGCTCGACGAGCTGACAGAAGCCGTGCACACGCTGGACGAAGAATACATCGCCGCACAGGAAAAACTCGCGCAGATTCAGGAGCAGGGCAGGGAGCAATACGCCCGCGTACAAACCCTGCAAACCAAGCTGCCGCAGCTTCAGGCCGCCACCCAAACCGCCCTGTTGCAGCAGCAGGAAGCCCTGATTAACGCCAAACGCTACCATCAAAACCTGACCGAACGCGCCGCCGATTTGGACACGCTCGAAGCGTTGGCGAAAGAATCGCCGAAAGTATTGAACAGCAGCATCGGCAGCCTCATCCAGCAAATCGAAGCCCTCGGCGCCGTCAACCTCGCCGCCCTGCAAGAACTCGAAGAAGCGCGCGAACGCGACGGCTACTACCGCAGCCAGAGTGAAGACGTGCAGGCCGCCATCACCCTTTTGGAAGAAGCCATCGCCCAAATCGACGACAAAACCAAAGCGCGTTTCAAAGAAACCTTCGATGCCGTCAACGGCAAAGTCCAAACCTTCTTCCCCACCTTATTCGGCGGCGGCGAAGCCACCCTCAAAATGATAGGCGACGACCTCCTGACCGCCGGCGTGTCCATCATGGCGCGCCCGCCCGGCAAGAAAAACAGCACCATCCACCTCCTCTCCGGCGGCGAAAAAGCCCTCACCGCCATGAGCCTCGTGTTCGCCCTGTTCAGCCTCAACCCCGCCCCCTTCTGCCTTCTGGACGAAGTCGACGCCCCGCTGGACGACGCCAACACCTCGCGTTTCTGCAACCTGGTCAAAGAAATGTCGGCGCAAACCCAGTTCCTCTACATCTCCCACAACCGCCTGACCATGGAAATGGCGGAGCAGCTGGTCGGCGTAACCATGCAGGAAAAAGGCGTATCGCGCGTCGTTGCCGTAGACATCAAACAGGCGTTGGAAATGGCCGAACCGAATTGA
- a CDS encoding glycosyltransferase produces MHIVVIPSWYPSSETDVDGIFFRLQAQALQREGMKIGMVVPMFRYLRSQPKTIFSRFYGLRRHQQGGLNTYAYDSMYFFPRCPVVDIDRIRWVNAGMKAFEAYIADNGKPDVIHAHCVNYAAILACAIFKKYGIPYVITEHSSAISRGLVRKNQWPSMHEAVRHSAARFAVSRDFCRILEKTYAGTDWQYLPNMLGSNFEQDFEFPEKNHQDFTFCSVSHLRHLKGHDLLLPAFAEALKTYPQLKLKIGGGGAEEGRLKQLASDLDINHAVTFTGALTTDQTLDLMRHSNAFVLASRTETFGVVYIEALSQGLPVIATRCGGPESIVTSDNGLLVPIENIPELTKALLTLYENHAHYDPVRLRQDCLQQFGSRAIAQHLIDTFQKVLNK; encoded by the coding sequence ATGCATATTGTCGTCATCCCCTCTTGGTACCCCTCTTCCGAAACCGACGTGGACGGAATCTTTTTCCGCCTCCAAGCCCAAGCCCTGCAACGCGAAGGCATGAAAATCGGCATGGTCGTTCCCATGTTCCGCTACTTGAGAAGCCAGCCGAAAACCATCTTCTCGCGCTTCTACGGCCTGCGTCGCCATCAGCAAGGCGGACTCAACACTTACGCCTACGACAGCATGTATTTCTTCCCGCGCTGCCCGGTTGTCGACATCGACCGCATCCGCTGGGTCAACGCAGGCATGAAAGCTTTTGAAGCCTATATCGCCGACAACGGCAAACCCGACGTAATTCACGCCCATTGCGTCAACTACGCCGCCATTTTGGCCTGTGCCATCTTCAAAAAATACGGCATTCCCTATGTGATTACCGAACACAGCAGTGCCATTTCACGCGGCCTTGTCCGCAAAAACCAATGGCCGTCCATGCACGAAGCCGTGCGCCACAGCGCGGCCCGGTTCGCCGTCAGCCGTGATTTCTGCCGCATTCTCGAAAAAACCTACGCCGGTACAGACTGGCAATACCTGCCCAATATGCTGGGCAGCAATTTTGAACAGGATTTCGAATTCCCCGAAAAAAACCATCAAGACTTCACCTTCTGCAGCGTCTCCCACCTGCGCCACCTCAAAGGCCACGACCTGCTCCTGCCTGCTTTTGCCGAAGCACTCAAAACCTATCCGCAGCTCAAACTCAAAATCGGCGGCGGCGGCGCAGAAGAAGGCCGTCTGAAACAACTGGCAAGCGACTTGGACATCAACCACGCCGTTACCTTTACCGGCGCATTGACCACCGACCAAACCCTAGACCTCATGCGCCACAGCAACGCATTCGTCCTCGCCAGCCGTACCGAGACTTTCGGCGTCGTCTATATCGAAGCACTGTCGCAAGGTTTGCCCGTTATCGCCACACGCTGCGGCGGCCCCGAATCCATCGTCACTTCCGACAACGGCCTGCTGGTGCCAATCGAAAACATACCGGAACTGACCAAAGCATTGCTCACCCTATACGAAAACCATGCACACTACGATCCCGTCCGTTTGCGCCAAGATTGCCTGCAACAATTCGGCAGCCGAGCCATAGCGCAACACCTGATCGACACCTTCCAAAAAGTGCTTAATAAATAG
- the pmbA gene encoding metalloprotease PmbA, whose product MLFNHTPDELLRLCGHTLDLAKQSGATSAEADFSESLGQSVSVRLGEIEQIEFQQDKSLDITVYVGQRKGRASTADFSERALQDTVKAAIDIARYTAEDDCAGLADAALMATHIGDLDRYHEWDLSTESAIDLAKQCEQAALSTDKRIENSEGASVHTGHYQYVYGNTHGFAAHQQSTHHSISCSVVASDEHGMQRDYWYDSSCRHEDMDAPELIGKTAAERTLRRLNSRSVPTGSYPVLFDTTVAVGLIGHLIGALSGGALYRQSSFLIDSIGKQVLPEFLSLREEPHILRSFRSTYFDAEGVATQPRFVVKDGVVKGYFLNSYSAKKLGMQTTGNAGGAHNLYLNHTHATQADLLKEMGTGLLVTELMGQGVNTITGDYSRGAAGFWVENGVIAYPVQEITIAGRLQDMYRDIIGVADDALRRSSNQIGSVLVSKMTVAGN is encoded by the coding sequence ATGCTGTTTAACCACACACCGGACGAGCTGTTGCGCTTGTGCGGACACACGCTGGATTTGGCCAAACAATCCGGCGCTACCTCGGCCGAAGCCGATTTCAGCGAGTCGCTCGGCCAAAGCGTCAGCGTGCGCCTGGGCGAAATCGAACAAATCGAGTTCCAACAAGACAAATCTTTAGACATTACGGTCTATGTCGGCCAACGCAAAGGCCGCGCCAGCACTGCCGACTTCTCCGAACGCGCCCTGCAAGATACGGTCAAGGCCGCCATCGATATTGCGCGCTATACCGCCGAAGACGATTGCGCCGGCCTTGCCGATGCTGCCTTGATGGCAACCCATATCGGCGACCTCGACCGCTACCACGAATGGGATTTGAGTACCGAATCCGCCATTGATTTGGCCAAGCAATGCGAACAGGCTGCGCTGTCAACGGACAAACGCATTGAAAATTCCGAAGGCGCATCGGTTCATACCGGCCATTACCAATACGTTTACGGCAACACCCACGGCTTTGCCGCACACCAGCAAAGCACGCACCACAGCATTTCTTGCAGCGTGGTCGCCAGCGACGAACACGGCATGCAGCGAGACTATTGGTACGATTCTTCCTGCCGTCACGAAGACATGGACGCGCCCGAACTCATCGGTAAAACCGCAGCCGAACGGACTTTACGCCGTCTGAACAGCCGCAGCGTTCCGACCGGCAGCTATCCCGTACTGTTCGACACCACTGTCGCCGTCGGCTTAATCGGCCACCTTATCGGCGCACTCAGCGGCGGTGCGCTCTACCGCCAAAGCAGCTTCCTGATTGACAGCATCGGCAAACAGGTGCTGCCCGAGTTTCTCAGCCTTCGTGAAGAGCCGCATATCCTGCGCTCGTTCCGCAGCACTTATTTCGATGCCGAAGGCGTGGCCACGCAGCCGCGTTTTGTGGTGAAAGACGGCGTCGTCAAAGGCTATTTCCTCAACAGTTACAGTGCAAAAAAACTCGGTATGCAGACAACGGGCAACGCCGGCGGCGCGCACAATCTGTATCTGAACCACACCCACGCCACGCAGGCCGACCTGTTGAAAGAAATGGGAACAGGTTTGCTGGTTACCGAATTGATGGGACAAGGCGTTAACACCATTACCGGCGACTACTCGCGCGGCGCGGCCGGATTTTGGGTGGAAAACGGCGTCATTGCCTATCCGGTTCAGGAAATCACCATTGCCGGACGTTTGCAGGATATGTACCGCGACATCATCGGCGTGGCAGACGACGCATTACGCCGTTCGTCCAACCAAATCGGCTCCGTCTTGGTTTCCAAAATGACGGTTGCCGGCAACTGA
- a CDS encoding DMT family transporter, translating into MKKQKPWLGFSLALLATMTWGSLPVAAQQALKAVDAPTLVWIRFLVASLVLFALLGLTGKLPRPSEFSKQTLFLLVLGIIGISANFVLVAMGLHYISPTTTQVLWQLSPFTMILVGVGVFKEAFTRWQKIGLMLLLTGLVMFFNDKFGELFSLGSYAVGVIMAASGSMIWVCYGVAQKLLSKHFNSQQILLMIYFCSSFVFLPFAEPSQIAHIGNPFLWGCFIYCCLNTLIGYGSFGEALNHWDASKVSIVTTLIPVFTMIFSTIGHHLAPDYFAASDMNIVSYVGAMVVVAGALLAVAGEKVMGLFLRKI; encoded by the coding sequence ATGAAGAAACAAAAACCTTGGCTCGGCTTTTCTTTGGCGCTGCTTGCCACCATGACTTGGGGCTCGCTGCCGGTAGCGGCGCAACAGGCCTTAAAAGCCGTCGATGCGCCCACGCTGGTGTGGATACGCTTTTTAGTGGCTTCGCTGGTGTTGTTTGCGTTGTTGGGACTGACCGGCAAGCTGCCGCGGCCGTCTGAATTTTCCAAGCAAACCTTATTTTTATTGGTACTGGGTATTATCGGTATTTCCGCCAACTTTGTGCTCGTTGCTATGGGTTTGCACTATATTTCGCCGACAACCACGCAGGTGTTGTGGCAGCTCTCGCCCTTTACCATGATTTTGGTCGGCGTTGGCGTGTTTAAAGAAGCCTTTACGCGCTGGCAAAAAATCGGCTTGATGCTTTTGCTGACGGGTTTGGTCATGTTTTTCAACGACAAATTCGGCGAACTTTTCAGTTTGGGCAGCTACGCGGTCGGGGTAATCATGGCGGCTTCGGGCAGCATGATTTGGGTGTGCTACGGCGTGGCGCAAAAACTTTTGTCCAAACATTTCAATTCGCAACAAATCCTGCTCATGATTTATTTTTGCAGCAGCTTTGTTTTCCTGCCGTTTGCCGAACCATCACAAATCGCCCATATCGGCAATCCGTTTTTATGGGGCTGCTTTATCTATTGCTGCTTAAACACGCTGATCGGTTATGGTTCATTCGGCGAAGCGCTCAATCATTGGGACGCTTCAAAAGTCAGTATCGTCACCACGCTGATTCCCGTGTTCACCATGATATTTTCCACCATCGGCCATCATCTCGCCCCCGATTATTTTGCCGCTTCGGATATGAATATCGTCAGCTATGTGGGTGCCATGGTGGTTGTGGCCGGAGCATTGCTGGCTGTGGCCGGAGAGAAAGTAATGGGGCTTTTTTTGAGAAAGATATAA